In Pseudomonas fluorescens, one genomic interval encodes:
- a CDS encoding response regulator: MHVLVCEDDELIASGIVAGLTAQGLTVEHVNTASKARAMLKVAEFDVMVLDLGLPDEDGLKLLQQLRQQGLEIPVLILTARDSVTDRVDGLQAGADDYLLKPFDLRELFARLQTLLRRVAGRSVNLIEHGALTYDPSSRETMLAGQPVDLSRREQSLLQALLHNRGRVLSTEQLKDSVYGFNDELESNALNVHIHHLRSKLGKGIVETVRGLGYRLGPADGGEQQK, translated from the coding sequence ATGCACGTACTGGTTTGCGAAGACGATGAACTGATCGCCAGCGGTATCGTTGCCGGTCTCACGGCGCAGGGCCTGACGGTCGAGCACGTCAACACCGCCTCGAAAGCACGGGCGATGCTCAAAGTTGCCGAATTCGACGTGATGGTGCTCGATCTCGGCCTGCCCGACGAAGATGGCCTCAAGTTGCTGCAACAACTGCGTCAGCAGGGCCTGGAAATTCCGGTGCTGATCCTGACCGCACGCGACTCGGTGACCGACCGGGTCGATGGCTTGCAGGCCGGGGCTGACGATTACCTGCTCAAACCCTTCGATCTGCGGGAATTGTTCGCCCGTCTGCAAACCCTCCTGCGCCGGGTCGCCGGGCGCAGCGTCAACCTGATCGAACACGGCGCACTGACCTACGATCCAAGCAGCCGCGAAACCATGTTGGCCGGGCAACCGGTGGACTTGTCGCGCCGCGAGCAATCGCTGTTGCAGGCGCTGCTGCACAACCGTGGCCGAGTGCTGTCCACCGAGCAGTTGAAGGACAGCGTCTACGGCTTCAATGACGAGCTGGAGAGCAACGCGCTGAACGTGCATATCCATCACCTGCGCAGCAAACTCGGCAAGGGCATCGTCGAAACCGTGCGCGGTCTGGGCTATCGCCTTGGGCCGGCCGATGGTGGAGAGCAGCAGAAGTGA
- the dsbD gene encoding protein-disulfide reductase DsbD produces MRHFFLLFALLISGLAQAGNNPFETKPEFLPVDKAFVLTSERLESGETQLFWQITDGYYLYQKRLKFDGLAAEQQPALPEGESHSDEFFGEQPVYRQGLEVKIPASASGQIKVSYQGCADAGLCYPPQTRVIDLGGKATPTASAEAPDQALASSLQQRALGWSLLVFFGLGLLLAFTPCSLPMLPILAGMIVGSGATPRRGFALASSYVICMALVYAAMGVIAALLGANLQAWLQNPWLLGAFAAVFVVLALPMFGFFELQLPVALRDRLEHASRSRNGGSLIGAGVLGALSGLLVGPCMTAPLAGALLYIAQSGNALHGGLILFALGIGIGVPLLLLVTVGNRFLPKPGAWMNLLKGIFGFLFLATALLMLRPVLDSSLWLGLCGALLLIAAFCAWKQSDGFGRVAQVFGASSLLLGLWGSLLLIGAAGGSDDPYQPLQVYSAGRAASATPSGHDAFTTIKDPAALQRELDSAKAQGQWVLLDYYADWCVSCKVMEKQVFGKDKVMQALSDVRLLRLDVTADNAASRELLGRYKVPGPPSFVWIGTDGEERRSQRITGEVDAETFLQRWTTTRDAN; encoded by the coding sequence ATGCGTCATTTTTTTCTTTTGTTTGCACTGCTGATCTCCGGCCTGGCCCAGGCGGGAAACAACCCATTCGAGACCAAACCGGAGTTTCTGCCGGTCGACAAAGCCTTCGTGCTCACCTCCGAACGCCTTGAGTCCGGGGAAACCCAGCTGTTCTGGCAAATCACCGACGGCTATTACCTGTACCAGAAACGCCTGAAATTCGACGGTTTGGCGGCCGAGCAGCAGCCGGCGCTGCCCGAGGGCGAGTCGCACAGTGACGAGTTCTTCGGTGAACAACCGGTGTATCGCCAGGGCTTGGAGGTAAAAATTCCGGCCTCGGCCAGCGGTCAGATCAAGGTCAGTTATCAGGGCTGCGCCGATGCCGGCCTGTGTTATCCGCCGCAGACCCGGGTCATCGATCTGGGCGGCAAAGCGACGCCAACGGCCAGTGCCGAAGCACCGGATCAGGCCCTGGCCAGCAGCCTGCAACAACGGGCGCTGGGCTGGAGCCTGCTGGTGTTCTTCGGCCTCGGCCTGTTGCTGGCGTTTACCCCGTGTTCGTTGCCGATGCTGCCGATTCTGGCGGGCATGATTGTCGGCAGCGGTGCAACCCCACGCCGTGGTTTCGCCCTGGCCAGCAGCTATGTGATCTGCATGGCGCTGGTGTATGCAGCGATGGGGGTGATCGCTGCGCTGCTCGGCGCCAACCTGCAGGCGTGGCTGCAAAATCCATGGCTGCTCGGTGCATTTGCAGCAGTGTTCGTGGTGCTGGCGCTACCGATGTTTGGCTTTTTCGAATTGCAATTGCCGGTGGCCCTGCGTGACCGCCTCGAACACGCTTCGCGCAGTCGCAATGGCGGCAGTCTGATCGGTGCCGGGGTGCTCGGCGCATTGTCCGGTCTGCTGGTCGGCCCGTGCATGACCGCGCCACTGGCCGGCGCTTTGCTGTACATCGCGCAGAGCGGCAATGCGCTGCACGGTGGCTTGATTCTGTTCGCGTTGGGCATCGGTATCGGGGTGCCGCTGTTGCTGTTGGTGACCGTCGGCAATCGCTTCCTGCCAAAGCCTGGCGCGTGGATGAACCTGCTCAAGGGCATCTTCGGTTTCCTGTTCCTCGCGACCGCGCTGCTGATGCTGCGCCCAGTGCTGGACTCGTCGCTGTGGCTGGGCCTGTGTGGCGCGCTGCTGCTGATCGCCGCGTTCTGTGCCTGGAAGCAATCGGACGGCTTCGGCCGGGTTGCCCAGGTGTTCGGCGCCAGTTCGTTGCTGCTCGGTCTGTGGGGCAGCCTGTTGCTGATCGGCGCTGCCGGTGGCAGTGACGACCCGTATCAGCCATTGCAGGTGTACAGCGCCGGCCGGGCCGCCAGCGCTACGCCGAGCGGGCATGACGCGTTCACCACGATCAAGGATCCGGCCGCCCTGCAGCGCGAACTGGATAGCGCCAAGGCTCAAGGCCAGTGGGTGCTGCTCGATTACTACGCCGACTGGTGCGTGTCGTGCAAAGTCATGGAAAAACAGGTGTTCGGCAAGGACAAGGTCATGCAGGCACTCAGCGATGTGCGCCTGCTGCGCCTCGACGTCACTGCCGACAATGCCGCCAGCCGCGAGCTGCTCGGCCGCTACAAAGTCCCGGGGCCACCGAGTTTTGTCTGGATCGGCACCGACGGCGAAGAACGACGTAGCCAGCGCATCACCGGTGAGGTGGATGCCGAGACGTTCCTGCAACGCTGGACCACCACCCGAGACGCCAATTAA